The Montipora capricornis isolate CH-2021 chromosome 6, ASM3666992v2, whole genome shotgun sequence genome has a window encoding:
- the LOC138053224 gene encoding uncharacterized protein, producing the protein MCSLDVSSLFTNVPLEETLNICLDKLFSLADPPALPWVVLRKLLEFATKKSHFLFDGKYYDQIDGVAVGSPLGPVLANIFMCAFEEKWLLNAKVSPLFWNRYVDDTFTMFHSKDSANDFLHYLNGCHRNIKFTIEFEHNNAIPFLDILVTRNQNNAFTTSTYRKKTFTGLYTKWDSFTPRKYKINLIRSLTYRYYRLCSSGSLLQSALNDLRKLLLQNGYPQGIINYHINDVLNKNRQHQHSNPVSTVPKKDIVILLPYLVLNVSPCFCATSLNRVIYRDSSFPSVYLQFS; encoded by the exons aTGTGCTCTTTGGATGTCTCCTCCCTATTTACAAATGTGCCACTCGAGGAAACACTAAACATTTGTCTAGACAAATTGTTTTCTCTTGCTGATCCTCCGGCTTTACCCTGGGTTGTTTTACGCAAGCTATTGGAATTTGCCACCAAGAAGAGCCACTTTCTTTTTGATGGTAAATACTACGACCAAATCGATGGTGTTGCCGTGGGTTCACCATTGGGCCCTGTCTTAGCCAACATTTTTATGTGTgcttttgaagaaaagtggtTGCTAAACGCCAAAGTTAGTCCTTTATTTTGGAATCGTTACGTTGATGACACATTCACCATGTTCCACAGCAAAGACAGTGCAAATGACTTTTTGCACTATTTGAACGGCTGTCATCGCAATATTAAATTTACCATTGAATTTGAACATAACAATGCAATTCCGTTTTTGGACATTCTTGTCACACGTAATCAAAACAACGCTTTCACGACATCCACCtaccgaaagaaaactttcacaggtctctacacgaaatgggattccttcactccgcgaaagtacaaaataaacctcATCCGCTCCCTCACTTATCGCTACTACCGTCTTTGTTCATCAGGCTCCTTGCTTCAATCTGCCCTCAATGATCTTCGAAAACTCCTTCTTCAGAACGGCTACCCACAAGGCATAATCAACTATcatatcaacgatgttttgaacaaaaacagacaacatcagcatagcaatccagtgtctacagttcctaagaaagatattgttatcctacttcCCTACTTAG TTTTAAATGTATCACCCTGCTTCTGCGCAACATCCCTTAACAGGGTGATTTATCGGGACAGCTCATTTCCAAGCGTGTACTTGCAGTTTTCTTAG